The Theobroma cacao cultivar B97-61/B2 chromosome 1, Criollo_cocoa_genome_V2, whole genome shotgun sequence genome contains the following window.
AGTGCAACCCCGGAAAAACCAACCTTTTGTCGAATAACAGAATCCTTTGATTTCTTCTCTCTACTCTTTCGCTTTCAAAAGATTGACATTGCCAAATTCAGTGGATTTTCCTTTTCTGGTGAGTTTGATTAGCTGAAAGCTCTTTTGCTCTCCTTACCATTTTTGGATTTCTTCCCTTTTATATTCTTAAAAGCATGAATATTCGGAATCCTcttattaaaaagaatttcCCTGTTTATGTTTTAGTTCAGTTCATAAATTTGCAGCTCTGGTTCATCAAGAATAATGGAGAAGGTGGTGAACAGAAGCCACTTGAGACAGCTTGTTTTCTGGCTACTAACGATCATTGAGTTATTACTCCTTCTATCTGCTTCTTCTGAACAACTTTCAGCCAGGTTCTTCCCCTACCCTTTTCTCGCTcttccccctttttttttttcctgttcTATTTTGTATGTTTTTCTCCCTACGCTTTTTCTGCtgatgagagagagagagagagaaagagcgAGGGAGGGAGGGAGTGCATTGCTTTTAAGACAGTTGATGAGTCCGCATGCCCTGTTGCTTTATGCCGCGCCAGGTTAAATATTAGGAGGATTGATTGATAGACTCAAATAGGGGAAGTTATgggttgaaaattttaatatacttCCAGTAATTGTCTTTGTTTTGTTGTTCTCTGTCTTCTCTTTCATCTCTTTaaaatttctctctctctcatgaCTTGATTAGGCCTATCGGCTTTGGACACCATGACTTTTTCACGCTTAACCTGAAGCACAGGGCATGATTGAATTGTGACCCGTGACATAAGTTCTAAGAGTTTGGTATCCCAACAGTTCCTCTTCTCTGTGGCATTGCTTTTTGGGTGGCAATAAAATTCTCTGGccctcctttttttttgttaacatAACATGTGAATGCATGGATTTatatgtttttgttcttttgtctTTGTTATAAAATTCTCAAGGTAATTATATctctcaaataaaaattttgagttcAAATTTTGTGAATAAAAATGTTCAATCTAAGAGTTACGTATTAAGCTTGTTCGTTAGGAATGTTGGTATTCTATTAATAAGggttttttttgtcttttttcgaaattgttttatatgccCAAAAGTCGCCAACTTTACCTCTCTACCCCTTTCTTGGAACATCAATATTTGGCTattcatgttttcttttcatcatttcATGGACAAATTAAACATCAGCAAATAGgacatttaaaaataaaataaaattttggatGTTTGATTTGCAGAAAACTCCTAAGAGATGACACCACTGACCCTCTTCAAGTCCAGCTGGAAACAAGTGATGATAACAGAGTAAGATGATTGTCCCCTCTTATAAGGTTCTAAGTTTTGTTTATAAGTggtgatgaaaagaaaattaaatagtaagtGAATTTGCAATAGGTGAACTATAAAAGGGTTCACTATGCTTTCCACAGTTCTAATTCTTAAATGCATGAAGCATGACTCTTTTTTCTAAAAGCATGGAATGATTTAAtcttttcttctatttattCTGAACTTTTCAGGTGGTTATTGATAATGGTCTTGTTCAAGTCACTATCGGAAATCCAAATGGTTATCTGATAGGATTAAAATATAAGGGATTTGATAATGTGCTTGAAAGTAGAAACAAGGACCAAAATAAAGGGTATGCATTTCTTAGCTACTCCCAAAAGTTCTCTCCTCTCTTGtatctttattctatttttcctttgtttttgttttttcaactTTACAGTTTTGGAAACACCATGTTCACCTTTTCttacattctttttttttggggggatGGGGATAAAAAATGGAATATATTTTAGGTACTGGGACATTGTCTGGGATGACAATGCAATTGACAAGTAAGTTCACAACCACCCTTTTGTGCTGCTGCAAATGAACATAtatctttcatttctttaattgacACTGTTTGCTCGCTCCTGCAGAATAGAAACAGAACAATTCAAGGTCATAACACAAACTGACGATTTAGTGGAGCTTTCCTTCAGCAAAACTTGGAATTATACAACAGACTATCGCAAGGCAGTTCCCTTAAACATAGACAAAAGGTATGCAATGTTAAAGACCTCAAACATTCTCCAAGATTTGAATGTGCAGCTTAGAAGAACGACTTTTGATAACCCAGCATTTATTTTAACTTTCTTCCAGGTACATAGTCCGCCGAGGCGTTTCCGGGGTCTACATGTACGGTATCTTCGAGCGCCTGGCCGAATTTCCAGCTGCTCAAATGTACCAAATACGGATTGCTTTCAAGCTCCAGGAAGACAAGTAAAACAAAGATGAAACCcctaataattatataattaagatCTCTTTTTGTCTAAACAGGAAAAATAATGTCAATGTTTCCTGCGACATTTTGAATCAGGTTTCGGTTCATGGCGTTATCAGACACAAGACAAAGGGTCATGCCCATGGGACGAGATCGAAACTCTGATCGCAGTCAGACTCTTGCCTTCAAAGAAGCTGTTCTATTGACCAATCCAACCGATCCAAGACTTAAAGGAGAggtatttattttctttttcttcgaGACTCTAAACTAagttttattctaattttggTGTGGTAAAGTAGGACCCGTTTGGAAAATCAATACCTTTTAGGCTTTGAAAAAGCATGGCTTCTTTTTTTACTGTGTCCTTGTCTTTTCGAGTGCATTATTTTACAGTCCCTTGATAATGTGGGGCGCAGGTCGATGACAAGTACCAATATTCTTGTGAAAACAAAGATAACAAGCTTCATGGGTGGATAGCCGAACCCGACGATAATCCAGCCGTGGGTTTCTGGGTAATCACCCCGAGCAATGAGTTCCGTACTGGTGGCCCTCACCATCAGGACCTCACTTCTCATGCTGGTCCCACCGCTCTCTCCGTAAGTCTACCTATAAGCAACACACAAACGTAAAAGCTGTTAAAGCACAGTTCCATTTCTAAAATTTGATTGGTTTTTGATGTAGATGTTTGTTAGTACGCATTATGCCGGAAAGGACATAGAAACGTCTTATAACGAAGGAGAGCCTTGGAAAAAGGTCTTTGGTCCTGTTCTAATCTATCTTAATTCTGCTTCCAAAGATGCTCGCAAGACACTCTGGGAAGACGCTAAACGACAGGTTTGTTAACTGCTTTTTGTaacttaaaatcttaaattatgtCGATCAACTAACTATATATGTTAATGTCACTTTTTGTGCACCATTAGTTGAATCAAGAAATTGAAAGCTGGCCGTACAATTTCACTGGATCAGAAGATTTTCCTAATGCTGATGGACGAGGAAAAGTTAGTGGTCAATTACTAGTGCGAGACCGGTATTTCATGTTCCTTTTTTCTTCCGTTTTGTCATCttcatttaatatattattgcATAAGGGTTTATCttactttaattttcttgGTTCAGATACATGGATAATGAATTGATGCAGGCGCAATCTGCCTTTGTGGGGTTGGCACCACCTGGTGAGGCAGGATCATGGCAAACAGAAGGAAAGGTTAATACCGTTAACAAAGTTGCATCTCAGATTTAAACATAGATCAAGTGCAACGGGGAACTAAGACTGGTTTTTATTGtcttcttttctgttttcagGGCTATCAATTCTGGACTCAAACCGACGAGAATGGCCGtttcaaaatagaaaatgTTCGACCAGGGGAGTATAATTTGTATGCATGGGTCCCTGGTTTCATTGGAAACTACAAATCAGATCTCAACATTACTATCGAACCAGGTAAAATTAATCTCCAAATTAATGTACTAGTTCGTTTTGTGGGGTTAACATCTATTCTTAAGCTTGCCTTTCTGGCCCATTTCAACTAGCTTTTATTGGAGATTCATTGATTAACATATTCTGAATGCAGGAAAAGACAT
Protein-coding sequences here:
- the LOC18611426 gene encoding probable rhamnogalacturonate lyase B; its protein translation is MEKVVNRSHLRQLVFWLLTIIELLLLLSASSEQLSARKLLRDDTTDPLQVQLETSDDNRVVIDNGLVQVTIGNPNGYLIGLKYKGFDNVLESRNKDQNKGYWDIVWDDNAIDKIETEQFKVITQTDDLVELSFSKTWNYTTDYRKAVPLNIDKRYIVRRGVSGVYMYGIFERLAEFPAAQMYQIRIAFKLQEDKFRFMALSDTRQRVMPMGRDRNSDRSQTLAFKEAVLLTNPTDPRLKGEVDDKYQYSCENKDNKLHGWIAEPDDNPAVGFWVITPSNEFRTGGPHHQDLTSHAGPTALSMFVSTHYAGKDIETSYNEGEPWKKVFGPVLIYLNSASKDARKTLWEDAKRQLNQEIESWPYNFTGSEDFPNADGRGKVSGQLLVRDRYMDNELMQAQSAFVGLAPPGEAGSWQTEGKGYQFWTQTDENGRFKIENVRPGEYNLYAWVPGFIGNYKSDLNITIEPGKDIKLGTLIYDPPRNGPTLWEIGIPDRTAAEFYVPDPYPTLMNSICIDDVDRYRQYGLWERYSDIYRHGDLVYTVGVSNYSRDWFYAHVTRDGGNSTKRPTTWQIKYNLEDVSETGNYTLQLALASASYAEVQVRFNYSDSDRPYFTTRLIGSDNAVARHGIHGLYRLYSIIVPGNQFQKGENKIFLSQTRSTGAFDSVMYDYIRLEGPTS